One Thermus sp. CCB_US3_UF1 DNA window includes the following coding sequences:
- a CDS encoding carbohydrate kinase family protein — MRFFVLGDVSVDLLFFVERIPEPGEEIPSRRALMKPGGAGGTLAAQLASLGHRVYLAGRVGQDPLAELALSRVQEAGVDLRHLQEDPDHTTSSVLILVVPGGERAMVSAEGASRYLDPALFKPRYLDQADAVVLSAYALVGGPSRSYAVEVLEAARKREMPIFADLGTGAVRAAGQELLKYLRGVAWLLMNQTELLALTGAASLSEGVARLRQEGFSHLAIKVGAMGSIVVTPQGEELLEPFPIEDIVDSTGAGDAYTAAFAHAILSGKSPLEAGRLANLAGALAATAIGAQGRLLRLEDLEVAAR; from the coding sequence ATGCGGTTTTTTGTGCTGGGCGATGTTTCCGTGGACCTGCTTTTCTTTGTGGAGCGCATTCCCGAACCCGGGGAGGAGATCCCCTCGAGGCGGGCCCTGATGAAGCCCGGGGGGGCCGGGGGGACCCTGGCGGCCCAGCTGGCCAGCCTGGGCCACCGGGTCTACCTGGCGGGCCGGGTGGGGCAGGACCCCTTGGCCGAACTGGCCCTTTCCCGGGTCCAGGAGGCGGGGGTGGACCTCCGCCACCTGCAGGAGGACCCCGACCACACCACCAGCTCGGTGCTCATCCTGGTGGTGCCCGGGGGGGAGCGGGCCATGGTGAGCGCCGAAGGGGCCAGCCGCTACCTGGACCCGGCCCTTTTCAAACCCCGCTACCTGGACCAGGCAGACGCCGTGGTCCTCTCCGCCTATGCCCTGGTGGGAGGGCCAAGCCGCAGCTACGCCGTGGAGGTCCTGGAAGCGGCCAGGAAGCGGGAGATGCCCATCTTCGCCGACCTGGGCACCGGGGCTGTACGGGCGGCGGGGCAGGAACTCCTCAAGTACCTGCGGGGGGTGGCCTGGCTCCTCATGAACCAGACGGAGCTCCTGGCCCTCACCGGGGCCGCCTCCCTCTCCGAGGGGGTGGCCCGCCTGCGGCAGGAGGGCTTCTCCCACCTGGCCATCAAGGTGGGGGCCATGGGGTCCATCGTGGTCACCCCCCAAGGGGAGGAGCTCCTGGAGCCCTTCCCCATTGAGGACATCGTGGACTCCACCGGGGCGGGGGACGCCTACACCGCCGCCTTCGCCCACGCCATCCTCTCGGGGAAAAGCCCCTTGGAGGCGGGGCGGCTCGCCAACCTGGCCGGGGCTTTGGCGGCCACCGCCATCGGGGCCCAAGGGCGGCTCCTGAGGCTAGAGGACCTGGAAGTAGCGGCGCGCTAG
- a CDS encoding phenylacetate--CoA ligase family protein yields MERIARLREVIRSAKAHPVYREKLKDVDPEGVDLDNLHTLPLTTREEWVAYLKAHPQPPEGASLMHLTPSPLMGWMPEYLSQEDLRHQTEALAQHYRRLGLVGKRVLVAFSYHVFAGGWLFHQALWRAGNLVFPHGPGEAARIAEIGQAYGFEVLVTNPSFALKVGQAGGRFPLLLAGGEPFTSVPGFRERVEAALGGVALDAYGTSELGIVAGESLAKDGLWEIPEMAVLEVLDPETLKPVPDGEKGELVVTALSRTLMPMVRFRTGDLAIAERREGLTLLPRGVFGRTDLMVKVKGVKLYPTELAPILGGFGLDPKGFQVVVERKLEGTDKLVLRLKAEKVPPGLLEAIQRATGLRVDEVELVGELEGGMVLDRRF; encoded by the coding sequence ATGGAACGCATCGCCAGGCTCAGGGAGGTTATCCGTTCGGCCAAGGCCCACCCCGTCTACCGGGAAAAGCTCAAGGACGTGGACCCCGAGGGGGTGGACCTGGACAACCTGCACACCCTCCCCCTCACCACCCGGGAGGAGTGGGTGGCCTACCTCAAGGCCCACCCCCAGCCCCCGGAAGGGGCCAGCCTCATGCACCTCACCCCTAGCCCCCTCATGGGCTGGATGCCGGAGTACCTCTCCCAGGAGGACCTCCGCCACCAGACGGAGGCCCTGGCCCAGCACTACCGCAGGCTCGGCCTGGTGGGGAAAAGGGTCCTGGTGGCCTTCAGCTACCACGTCTTCGCCGGGGGCTGGCTCTTCCACCAGGCCCTGTGGCGGGCGGGGAACCTGGTCTTCCCCCACGGGCCGGGAGAGGCGGCCCGCATCGCCGAGATCGGCCAGGCCTACGGCTTTGAGGTCCTGGTCACCAACCCTTCCTTCGCCCTCAAGGTGGGGCAGGCCGGGGGGCGCTTCCCCCTCCTCCTGGCCGGGGGGGAGCCCTTCACCTCCGTGCCCGGCTTCCGGGAGAGGGTGGAGGCGGCCCTGGGGGGTGTGGCCCTGGACGCTTACGGGACCAGCGAGCTGGGCATCGTGGCCGGGGAGAGCCTGGCCAAGGACGGGCTTTGGGAGATTCCGGAGATGGCGGTGCTGGAGGTGCTGGACCCGGAAACCCTCAAGCCCGTGCCGGATGGGGAAAAGGGAGAGCTGGTGGTGACCGCCCTAAGCCGCACCCTGATGCCCATGGTCCGCTTCCGCACCGGGGACCTGGCCATCGCCGAGAGGCGGGAAGGGCTCACCCTCCTCCCCCGGGGGGTCTTTGGCCGCACCGACCTCATGGTGAAGGTCAAGGGGGTGAAGCTTTACCCCACGGAGCTGGCCCCCATCCTGGGGGGGTTCGGCCTGGACCCCAAGGGGTTCCAGGTGGTGGTGGAGCGGAAGCTGGAGGGCACGGACAAGCTGGTCCTTCGCCTCAAGGCGGAGAAGGTGCCCCCTGGGCTCCTCGAGGCCATCCAGCGGGCCACGGGCCTGCGGGTGGACGAGGTGGAACTGGTGGGGGAGCTGGAGGGAGGGATGGTGCTGGACCGCCGCTTCTAG